From one Aquipuribacter sp. SD81 genomic stretch:
- a CDS encoding LLM class flavin-dependent oxidoreductase — MTDYGHDLLFGSFLTPTAENPEQVLALTTLSEQLGLDLVTVQDHPYQARFLDTWTLLSYLAARTDRVSLVPNVANLPLRQPAVLARSAASLDLLTGGRVELGLGAGAFWDAIVAMGGERLTPGQAVTALEEAIGVVRALWDTGARSARVDGTHHRLAGAHPGPAPAHDIGVWVGGYKPRMLGLVGRLADGWLPSAPYAPPEQLADMNARIDEAAVAAGRDPAAVRRLYNVGGGFHGRGEGFLDGPSHVWVEQLAELALVDGMSGFVVMGDQPDTLRRFAEEVAPGVRELVAAERRQRAERPAPPTSARDRADTPVEPAPGTVDPTGPTGSPATDLPSGLGVRPTPDDGVRLSEERVWDETARPAVVAPDPDRAYTAHEQAAGQHLVDVHDHLRRELAQLRDLVDQVTTGAVDPGEARSHVATMTIRQNRWTVGTYCVQYCRVVTGHHTLEDESVFPHLRRAETALGPVLDRLQEEHHAIHDVLERVDRALVAFVADPDGPQRLADAVDLLTDTLLSHLSYEERQLVEPLARHGFY, encoded by the coding sequence GTGACGGACTACGGCCACGACCTGCTCTTCGGTTCCTTCCTCACCCCGACGGCGGAGAACCCCGAGCAGGTGCTCGCGCTCACGACCCTCAGCGAGCAGCTGGGGCTCGACCTCGTGACCGTGCAGGACCACCCGTACCAGGCGCGGTTCCTCGACACCTGGACGCTGCTGTCGTACCTCGCGGCACGCACCGACCGGGTCTCGCTCGTGCCGAACGTCGCGAACCTGCCGCTGCGCCAGCCCGCGGTCCTCGCCCGCTCCGCGGCGAGCCTCGACCTGCTGACGGGGGGGCGCGTCGAGCTCGGCCTCGGCGCGGGGGCGTTCTGGGACGCGATCGTCGCGATGGGCGGCGAGCGGCTCACGCCGGGTCAGGCCGTCACGGCGCTGGAGGAGGCGATCGGCGTCGTCCGGGCGCTGTGGGACACCGGCGCGCGCTCGGCGCGGGTCGACGGCACGCACCACCGCCTCGCGGGCGCCCACCCCGGCCCGGCGCCGGCGCACGACATCGGGGTGTGGGTCGGCGGCTACAAGCCGCGCATGCTCGGCCTCGTCGGCCGCCTCGCCGACGGCTGGCTGCCGAGCGCGCCGTACGCACCGCCGGAGCAGCTCGCCGACATGAACGCGCGCATCGACGAGGCCGCCGTCGCCGCGGGCCGCGACCCGGCCGCCGTCCGCCGGCTGTACAACGTCGGCGGCGGCTTCCACGGCCGCGGCGAGGGCTTCCTCGACGGACCGTCGCACGTGTGGGTCGAGCAGCTCGCCGAGCTCGCGCTCGTCGACGGCATGAGCGGCTTCGTCGTCATGGGCGACCAGCCGGACACCCTCCGCCGGTTCGCGGAGGAGGTCGCGCCCGGTGTCCGCGAGCTCGTGGCCGCCGAGCGCCGGCAGCGCGCCGAGCGGCCCGCACCGCCCACCTCCGCACGGGACCGGGCGGACACCCCGGTCGAGCCGGCGCCCGGGACGGTCGACCCCACCGGTCCCACCGGCTCGCCGGCCACCGACCTGCCGAGCGGCCTCGGCGTGCGCCCGACCCCGGACGACGGCGTGCGGCTCAGCGAGGAGCGGGTGTGGGACGAGACGGCCCGCCCGGCCGTCGTCGCCCCGGACCCCGACCGCGCGTACACCGCCCACGAGCAGGCGGCCGGGCAGCACCTCGTCGACGTGCACGACCACCTGCGCCGCGAGCTCGCACAGCTGCGCGACCTCGTCGACCAGGTGACGACCGGCGCGGTCGACCCGGGTGAGGCGCGCAGCCACGTCGCGACCATGACGATCCGGCAGAACCGCTGGACGGTCGGCACGTACTGCGTGCAGTACTGCCGGGTCGTCACGGGCCACCACACGCTGGAGGACGAGAGCGTCTTCCCGCACCTGCGGCGCGCCGAGACGGCGCTCGGCCCCGTGCTGGACCGGCTGCAGGAGGAGCACCACGCGATCCACGACGTGCTCGAGCGGGTGGACCGCGCGCTCGTCGCCTTCGTGGCCGACCCGGACGGCCCGCAGCGGCTCGCCGACGCGGTCGACCTGCTCACCGACACGCTGCTGTCGCACCTGTCGTACGAGGAGCGCCAGCTCGTGGAGCCGCTGGCGCGCCACGGCTTCTACTAG
- a CDS encoding ABC transporter substrate-binding protein, translating to MGNRSAPVALAVLALAVSGCAGSAGRTELVFFQFKPEAVAFFEEAAADFEAANPGVDVVVDNVPDAETALRTRLVKGDVPDVMTLNANGTYGELASAGIFADLADMPVVADVTPGYLDVVQELGQSEPGAVDGVPFAANASGVLYNVDLFEEHDREVPLTFDELVETAEYFEGEGVTPFYGMLADAWTAQSPMAPLTAQTAPDGFFEARFAGDTTFAEGWREAWEKLATLFEYTQPNVGAANYVDGTRAFAEGESAMLLLGSYAVPQIRSFEPEFQIGSFALPGTDDPAETTLVSGVDVVLTVGRDTDVPEEARDFVAFLMEPERLERYADEQVAIPCLEGVQNEDPALQGVREYIEEDRLVGFTDHQFIPAVPLTQTLQEYLVTGDLDEALATLDTTWDRVAQRRTWGLGAVEG from the coding sequence ATGGGGAACCGCAGCGCACCGGTCGCGCTCGCCGTGCTCGCGCTCGCCGTGTCCGGCTGCGCCGGGTCCGCGGGTCGCACCGAGCTCGTCTTCTTCCAGTTCAAGCCCGAGGCGGTCGCCTTCTTCGAGGAGGCGGCCGCCGACTTCGAGGCGGCCAACCCGGGCGTCGACGTGGTCGTCGACAACGTGCCGGACGCGGAGACCGCGCTGCGGACGAGGCTCGTCAAGGGCGACGTGCCCGACGTCATGACGCTCAACGCCAACGGCACGTACGGCGAGCTGGCCTCGGCGGGCATCTTCGCCGACCTCGCGGACATGCCGGTCGTGGCCGATGTGACGCCCGGCTACCTCGACGTCGTGCAGGAGCTCGGGCAGAGCGAGCCCGGCGCGGTCGACGGGGTCCCCTTCGCCGCCAACGCCAGCGGCGTCCTCTACAACGTCGACCTGTTCGAGGAGCACGACCGCGAGGTGCCGCTCACCTTCGACGAGCTCGTCGAGACGGCCGAGTACTTCGAGGGGGAGGGCGTCACGCCCTTCTACGGCATGCTCGCCGACGCGTGGACCGCGCAGTCGCCGATGGCGCCGCTGACGGCGCAGACCGCACCGGACGGGTTCTTCGAGGCGCGCTTCGCGGGCGACACGACCTTCGCCGAGGGCTGGCGGGAGGCGTGGGAGAAGCTCGCGACGCTCTTCGAGTACACCCAGCCCAACGTCGGCGCCGCGAACTACGTCGACGGCACGCGCGCCTTCGCGGAGGGCGAGTCGGCGATGCTGCTGCTCGGCAGCTACGCCGTGCCGCAGATCCGGTCGTTCGAGCCCGAATTCCAGATCGGCTCCTTCGCGCTGCCGGGGACCGACGACCCGGCCGAGACGACGCTGGTCTCTGGCGTCGACGTCGTCCTCACCGTCGGGCGCGACACCGACGTGCCCGAGGAGGCCCGTGACTTCGTCGCCTTCCTCATGGAGCCCGAGCGGCTCGAGCGCTACGCCGACGAGCAGGTCGCCATCCCCTGCCTCGAGGGCGTGCAGAACGAGGACCCGGCCCTGCAGGGGGTGCGGGAGTACATCGAGGAGGACCGGCTCGTGGGCTTCACCGACCACCAGTTCATCCCCGCCGTCCCGCTCACGCAGACGCTGCAGGAGTACCTCGTGACCGGCGACCTCGACGAGGCGCTCGCCACGCTCGACACGACCTGGGACCGGGTCGCGCAGCGCCGCACCTGGGGCCTCGGGGCGGTGGAGGGCTGA
- a CDS encoding carbohydrate ABC transporter permease, producing the protein MATATRGAGGRTGAGPAERTADPPGTRPGRRRTTDRAYYWMLLPAVVLFFVFHTLPVLQGIFYSFTDSPGYGDYSWVGLSNYAALVTDDRIRSAYLFTFGFAAVSTVLVNALALALAVGLNGRIAFRRTLRGLYFVPNVLAILVIGYVFQYLFSTSLPAIATALGVDRLSTSILADPALAWVGIVVLAVWQATAFNIIIYLAGLQTVDPDLYEAAAIDGASPWRRFWSITFPLIAGFFTINMVLALKTFLQVFDHVVAMTDGGPGTATESVALVIYRGGFQGGEYGYQIANAVVFMIVIMVFAVVQLRVLQRREVDA; encoded by the coding sequence ATGGCCACCGCGACCCGGGGCGCGGGCGGTCGGACCGGCGCAGGCCCGGCCGAGCGCACCGCGGACCCGCCCGGCACGCGGCCCGGCCGGCGCCGGACGACCGACCGGGCGTACTACTGGATGCTGCTGCCGGCCGTCGTGCTGTTCTTCGTCTTCCACACCCTGCCGGTGCTGCAGGGCATCTTCTACAGCTTCACCGACTCACCCGGCTACGGCGACTACAGCTGGGTCGGCCTGTCCAACTACGCCGCGCTCGTCACCGACGACCGGATCCGCTCGGCGTACCTCTTCACGTTCGGCTTCGCGGCCGTCAGCACGGTGCTCGTCAACGCGCTGGCCCTCGCGCTCGCGGTCGGCCTGAACGGCCGCATCGCGTTCCGCCGCACGCTGCGGGGGCTGTACTTCGTTCCGAACGTCCTCGCGATCCTCGTGATCGGCTACGTCTTCCAGTACCTGTTCTCGACGTCGCTGCCGGCCATCGCGACCGCGCTCGGCGTCGACCGGCTGTCGACGTCGATCCTCGCCGACCCGGCGCTGGCGTGGGTCGGCATCGTCGTGCTCGCGGTGTGGCAGGCGACGGCGTTCAACATCATCATCTACCTGGCCGGGCTGCAGACCGTCGACCCCGACCTGTACGAGGCTGCGGCCATCGACGGCGCCTCGCCGTGGCGGCGGTTCTGGAGCATCACGTTCCCGCTCATCGCGGGGTTCTTCACCATCAACATGGTCCTCGCCCTCAAGACGTTCCTGCAGGTGTTCGACCACGTCGTCGCCATGACGGACGGCGGCCCGGGCACCGCGACGGAGTCCGTCGCCCTCGTCATCTACCGCGGGGGCTTCCAGGGCGGCGAGTACGGCTACCAGATCGCCAACGCGGTCGTCTTCATGATCGTGATCATGGTCTTCGCGGTGGTCCAGCTGCGGGTCCTGCAGCGGCGGGAGGTGGATGCCTGA
- a CDS encoding carbohydrate ABC transporter permease produces MSATGTTAVSTSAAAEEKAPGLRRDGPDLPGRPGRAARRRRGRGPSGVSWWLTALLVVLSLTILVPLYFTVVTALKTPDQLGGSGFGLPSEVRLSNFADAWTLTDFPRALLNSAFITVGAVVLTLLTNSMVAYAIARNLHRRRFKVLFYYFISALFVPFPILMLPVAKQTAALGLDNQVGLILLYTVYGLSFNAFLFVAYIRSIPISLEEAARVDGAGTWTIFWRVVFPLLAPMNATVGILTCLWAWNDFLLPLVIVSDPAGATIPLVQYVFQSQFSANYTVAFASYLMAMAPLLLVYVLAQRWVISGVTRGAVK; encoded by the coding sequence ATGAGCGCGACCGGGACCACGGCCGTCAGCACGAGCGCCGCCGCGGAGGAGAAGGCACCCGGCCTGCGCCGGGACGGGCCCGACCTGCCCGGCCGGCCCGGACGCGCCGCGCGACGCCGTCGCGGGCGTGGCCCCAGCGGCGTGAGCTGGTGGCTGACGGCGCTGCTCGTCGTGCTCTCGCTCACGATCCTCGTGCCGCTGTACTTCACGGTCGTCACGGCGCTCAAGACGCCCGACCAGCTGGGCGGCAGCGGCTTCGGCCTGCCGAGCGAGGTGCGCCTGAGCAACTTCGCCGACGCGTGGACCCTTACCGACTTCCCGCGGGCGCTGCTCAACTCGGCGTTCATCACGGTCGGCGCGGTGGTGCTCACGCTGCTGACCAACTCGATGGTCGCCTACGCGATCGCCCGCAACCTGCACCGCCGCCGGTTCAAGGTGCTCTTCTACTACTTCATCTCGGCGCTGTTCGTCCCGTTCCCCATCCTCATGCTGCCGGTGGCCAAGCAGACCGCCGCGCTCGGGCTGGACAACCAGGTCGGGCTCATCCTGCTGTACACGGTCTACGGGCTGAGCTTCAACGCCTTCCTCTTCGTCGCCTACATCCGCTCGATCCCCATCAGCCTCGAGGAGGCGGCGCGCGTCGACGGGGCGGGCACGTGGACCATCTTCTGGCGGGTGGTCTTCCCACTGCTCGCGCCCATGAACGCGACGGTGGGGATCCTCACGTGCCTGTGGGCGTGGAACGACTTCCTGCTCCCGCTCGTCATCGTGTCCGACCCGGCCGGCGCGACGATCCCGCTGGTTCAGTACGTGTTCCAGAGCCAGTTCAGCGCCAACTACACCGTCGCCTTCGCGAGCTACCTCATGGCGATGGCGCCGCTGCTGCTCGTGTACGTCCTCGCGCAGCGCTGGGTCATCTCGGGGGTGACGCGCGGCGCGGTCAAGTGA
- a CDS encoding dihydrofolate reductase family protein → MGRIRVHEFTTVDGVVDTPMWAVDFPFTDGMEKALGEVTGSSAAILLGRRTYEMFAPAWSTRTVEDDPGAPFFNDTHKYVVSSTLADPGWGPATVLPYDADRIRALKDEVDGDLYVSGSATLVRALLADGLVDELNLVQYPVALGEGIRLFPEGSPRTPLRLDGVEDFGNGVVLLRYAAGAAAG, encoded by the coding sequence ATGGGACGCATCAGGGTCCACGAGTTCACGACCGTCGACGGCGTGGTCGACACGCCGATGTGGGCGGTCGACTTCCCGTTCACCGACGGGATGGAGAAGGCGCTCGGTGAGGTGACGGGTTCGTCGGCCGCGATCCTGCTCGGCCGGCGCACCTACGAGATGTTCGCCCCGGCGTGGTCCACCCGGACCGTCGAGGACGACCCGGGCGCGCCGTTCTTCAACGACACGCACAAGTACGTCGTCTCGTCCACCCTCGCCGACCCCGGCTGGGGCCCGGCGACCGTGCTGCCGTACGACGCCGACCGCATCCGCGCGCTCAAGGACGAGGTCGACGGCGACCTCTACGTGAGCGGCAGCGCGACCCTCGTTCGGGCCCTGCTCGCCGACGGCCTCGTCGACGAGCTCAACCTCGTGCAGTACCCGGTCGCGCTCGGGGAGGGGATCCGCCTGTTCCCCGAGGGCTCGCCGCGCACGCCGCTGCGTCTGGACGGCGTCGAGGACTTCGGCAACGGCGTCGTCCTCCTGCGGTACGCCGCGGGCGCGGCGGCAGGCTGA
- a CDS encoding YcaO-like family protein: protein MPAQPLQPVPALLDDPVARRMLDLLPDGTLDEVDLTAFDRIGLPVRAASSYPTSPEEPPGGGIGYGADPRAARLSALGELTESAQVSGWVRRSDPVTASTREMVAARGAEAVVDPVALPVDAGADTDPDRPLRWLPGRRWRDGALHEQVWLPAEVVSTSGDDVPGGAPAGGWLVTSVTNGLGAGDTLERAVGHGLLELLQRDGNGLRFRALDAGHVLDVGPGGGLLDDPVTRSALAAFDAAGVDVTVKLASLENDVVNVYAVGRDRLEDGVEPVHPLVVTAAGEGTHPDREVAVRKAVLELAASRARKVFTHGPVETVDALAPDGYRARWEAHHPSGGERRALEAMRAWCALDAAALADLLAPTSFLERERTPVTDLPARPDLAGTTAWPRVTALVADRLAGAGLDVVVVDVTPPQDDAPRVHACKVVVPGLEVENLSYGRLGERGAARLLAMQATGDERVAGLVGLGPPDGPGAPTDAVPVRLHPDAVERLGGPVWFSRARAAALLGPLYALYREPGRHLAAR from the coding sequence GTGCCCGCCCAGCCGCTGCAGCCCGTGCCCGCCCTGCTCGACGACCCCGTCGCCCGCCGCATGCTCGACCTGCTGCCCGACGGCACGCTCGACGAGGTCGACCTCACCGCTTTCGACCGGATCGGGCTGCCCGTCCGCGCGGCGTCGTCGTACCCGACCTCGCCCGAGGAGCCGCCGGGCGGGGGCATCGGCTACGGCGCCGACCCGCGCGCCGCACGGCTGTCGGCGCTCGGGGAGCTGACGGAGTCCGCGCAGGTGTCCGGCTGGGTCCGGCGGTCGGACCCGGTCACCGCGAGCACCCGGGAGATGGTCGCGGCCCGCGGCGCCGAGGCGGTCGTCGACCCCGTCGCGCTGCCCGTCGACGCGGGCGCCGACACCGACCCCGACCGGCCGTTGCGGTGGCTGCCGGGTCGGCGCTGGCGCGACGGCGCGCTGCACGAGCAGGTGTGGCTGCCCGCGGAGGTCGTCAGCACGTCCGGCGACGACGTGCCCGGTGGGGCGCCGGCGGGCGGCTGGCTCGTCACGTCCGTCACCAACGGGCTCGGCGCGGGCGACACGCTCGAGCGCGCGGTCGGCCACGGCCTGCTCGAGCTGCTCCAGCGCGACGGCAACGGGCTGCGATTCCGCGCGCTGGACGCCGGGCACGTGCTCGACGTCGGACCCGGCGGCGGGCTGCTCGACGACCCCGTCACCCGCTCCGCGCTCGCGGCCTTCGACGCCGCGGGCGTCGACGTCACCGTCAAGCTCGCCTCGCTCGAGAACGACGTCGTCAACGTGTACGCCGTCGGCCGCGACCGCCTCGAGGACGGCGTCGAGCCGGTCCACCCCCTCGTCGTCACCGCCGCGGGGGAGGGCACCCACCCGGACCGCGAGGTCGCCGTGCGCAAGGCCGTCCTCGAGCTCGCGGCGTCGCGGGCGCGCAAGGTGTTCACCCACGGACCGGTGGAGACGGTCGACGCGCTCGCCCCCGACGGCTACCGCGCCCGCTGGGAGGCGCACCACCCGTCGGGCGGGGAGCGCCGGGCCCTCGAGGCGATGCGCGCGTGGTGCGCGCTCGACGCCGCTGCGCTCGCGGACCTGCTCGCGCCGACGTCGTTCCTCGAGCGCGAGCGGACACCCGTCACCGACCTGCCGGCTCGGCCCGACCTCGCGGGCACCACCGCGTGGCCCCGGGTGACGGCCCTCGTCGCGGACCGGCTCGCGGGTGCGGGTCTCGACGTGGTCGTCGTCGACGTCACCCCGCCGCAGGACGACGCGCCCCGCGTGCACGCCTGCAAGGTCGTCGTGCCGGGTCTGGAGGTCGAGAACCTCTCGTACGGGCGCCTCGGGGAGCGCGGGGCTGCGCGGCTCCTCGCGATGCAGGCGACGGGTGACGAGCGAGTGGCCGGCCTCGTCGGCCTCGGTCCTCCGGACGGCCCGGGCGCCCCGACCGACGCCGTGCCGGTGCGGCTGCACCCGGACGCCGTCGAGCGGCTGGGCGGACCGGTGTGGTTCTCGCGCGCCCGGGCCGCGGCGCTGCTCGGGCCGCTGTACGCGCTGTACCGCGAGCCCGGTCGCCACCTCGCCGCGCGCTGA
- a CDS encoding ABC transporter substrate-binding protein: protein MTVSRRTFVRGLGYGATIGAVGAGLAACSSDTPAPAGSAGGSAAAGGSGELTLTTWGSDAEIAAFQTIADRFAEAEGVTVTIENLPYDQIRTVVDRRLQAGQAPDLFRVSYTDVGGYASRGVLADLSGTLDASYGEEFLPALWAAVQSDGVPVGVPHHTDTSALAFNVEHLEAAGVTSVPQSLEEAWTWEELVEVLTMLRESDIPGAPFAFNYQAFGAFRWFNTLYQAGGQVLDGDTAALGSPEARKALEWTKGLYTDGLHEPSVLVRRPTYPDEIFPTGQISMIQTGDFLVPSLEAAIDGRFEWGVTYLPQDVAAAADLGGNAVVVTEQSRDPQAAAAFARFLGEAEQMQYFCEQTTVLPVRNDLAEAELAFGVRPDLLPVFQQQATTFPEDLVLTTVSPAFPGINQALVDNLDQYLGSEDSSTDEVVEVLNADIEAAVAAQA, encoded by the coding sequence ATGACGGTCAGCAGGCGCACGTTCGTACGGGGGCTCGGCTACGGGGCGACCATCGGCGCGGTCGGGGCGGGCCTGGCGGCCTGCAGCTCGGACACCCCGGCCCCGGCCGGCAGCGCGGGCGGCAGCGCCGCGGCGGGCGGCTCCGGCGAGCTCACCCTCACCACGTGGGGCAGCGACGCCGAGATCGCCGCGTTCCAGACGATCGCCGACCGCTTCGCCGAGGCCGAGGGCGTGACGGTCACGATCGAGAACCTGCCGTACGACCAGATCCGGACCGTCGTCGACCGCCGGCTGCAGGCCGGGCAGGCGCCCGACCTGTTCCGCGTCTCCTACACCGACGTCGGCGGCTACGCCTCGCGCGGCGTCCTCGCAGACCTGTCCGGGACGCTCGACGCCTCCTACGGCGAGGAGTTCCTGCCCGCGCTGTGGGCGGCCGTGCAGTCCGACGGCGTCCCGGTCGGCGTGCCCCACCACACCGACACCTCCGCGCTCGCGTTCAACGTCGAGCACCTCGAGGCCGCGGGCGTCACGTCGGTGCCGCAGAGCCTGGAGGAGGCGTGGACGTGGGAGGAGCTCGTCGAGGTCCTCACCATGCTCCGCGAGTCCGACATCCCCGGTGCTCCCTTCGCCTTCAACTACCAGGCCTTCGGGGCCTTCCGCTGGTTCAACACCCTGTACCAGGCGGGCGGGCAGGTGCTCGACGGCGACACCGCCGCGCTCGGGTCGCCCGAGGCGCGCAAGGCCCTGGAGTGGACGAAGGGCCTCTACACCGACGGCCTGCACGAGCCGAGCGTCCTCGTGCGCCGCCCGACCTACCCCGACGAGATCTTCCCGACCGGCCAGATCTCCATGATCCAGACCGGGGACTTCCTCGTCCCGAGCCTCGAGGCCGCCATCGACGGCCGCTTCGAGTGGGGCGTCACCTACCTGCCGCAGGACGTCGCGGCCGCCGCCGACCTCGGCGGCAACGCCGTCGTCGTCACCGAGCAGTCCCGGGACCCGCAGGCCGCGGCCGCCTTCGCCCGCTTCCTCGGCGAGGCCGAGCAGATGCAGTACTTCTGCGAGCAGACGACCGTGCTGCCCGTCCGCAACGACCTCGCCGAGGCCGAGCTCGCCTTCGGCGTCCGGCCCGACCTGCTGCCGGTGTTCCAGCAGCAGGCGACCACCTTCCCCGAGGACCTCGTCCTCACCACGGTGTCGCCGGCGTTCCCGGGCATCAACCAGGCGCTCGTCGACAACCTCGACCAGTACCTCGGGTCGGAGGACAGCTCCACCGACGAGGTCGTCGAGGTGCTGAACGCCGACATCGAGGCCGCGGTCGCCGCGCAGGCGTGA
- a CDS encoding carbohydrate ABC transporter permease: MTTPTAALLPQGPRGPQVRPTGRRGVLRPTARRAEAVAGALLAAPATLVFVVFMFVPLALTLWFSLHEWGGFGPMTWVGGENYTEIAGDPVFWKAFGNTIVFTVLTVPLGMALGLLAAVLLNRALPARGLLRALVYVPVVVSGVAAGVIFLRLFDPIRGVVNQVAGTLGLPQVDWQSSGTAALASVVVVVTWQGVGFAMVVYLAALQGVPREVYEAAAVDGAGPGRTFRSITWPLLAPTTWFLVVYSVILSFQAFDVVYVLTRGGPGTSTTFLVQYAYDQGFTQLRQGYAAALGVIIYVVVLALTVVQWRVSRRGGDA; the protein is encoded by the coding sequence GTGACGACCCCCACGGCGGCGCTGCTGCCGCAGGGACCCCGTGGGCCGCAGGTGCGGCCCACGGGCCGGCGCGGCGTCCTGCGCCCGACCGCGCGACGGGCCGAGGCGGTCGCAGGCGCGCTGCTCGCGGCCCCGGCGACGCTCGTCTTCGTCGTCTTCATGTTCGTGCCGCTCGCGCTCACGCTGTGGTTCAGCCTCCACGAGTGGGGCGGCTTCGGCCCCATGACGTGGGTCGGGGGCGAGAACTACACGGAGATCGCGGGCGACCCCGTCTTCTGGAAGGCGTTCGGCAACACGATCGTCTTCACGGTCCTGACGGTCCCGCTCGGCATGGCCCTCGGCCTGCTCGCGGCCGTCCTGCTCAACCGCGCGCTGCCCGCGCGCGGGCTGCTGCGGGCCCTCGTGTACGTGCCCGTCGTCGTGTCCGGCGTCGCGGCCGGCGTGATCTTCCTCCGCCTGTTCGACCCCATCCGCGGCGTCGTCAACCAGGTCGCCGGGACGCTCGGCCTGCCGCAGGTCGACTGGCAGTCCAGCGGCACGGCGGCGCTCGCGAGCGTCGTCGTGGTCGTCACGTGGCAGGGCGTCGGGTTCGCCATGGTCGTCTACCTCGCCGCGCTCCAGGGCGTCCCGCGCGAGGTCTACGAGGCGGCGGCGGTCGACGGCGCCGGCCCCGGCCGCACCTTCCGCAGCATCACGTGGCCGCTGCTCGCGCCGACGACCTGGTTCCTCGTCGTGTACAGCGTCATCCTCAGCTTCCAGGCCTTCGACGTCGTCTACGTGCTCACGCGCGGCGGGCCCGGCACGTCGACGACGTTCCTCGTGCAGTACGCCTACGACCAGGGCTTCACGCAGCTGCGGCAGGGCTACGCCGCCGCGCTCGGCGTCATCATCTACGTCGTCGTGCTCGCGCTGACGGTCGTGCAGTGGCGGGTCTCCCGCCGGGGGGGCGACGCGTGA
- a CDS encoding carbohydrate ABC transporter permease, which translates to MSAGLRPAAAVRRPGRGPARQRPWLRLVLALVLVALLMFPMYWMLRVSVASTAELSQTPVPLWPLSWDLANYLDPWSQYPFARWLTNSVVVAVVSVALTVALNLAAGYAFAKLRFPGRDLLFLLIISTLMVPVQVIMIPQFQVVITLGLLDDPMGVVLPRLAEAFGLFLARQFFLAIPDELLDAARVDGAGHIRAFWSVALPLSGPLVAVLVIFTFMWRWNEFVWPLIVLTTPDSYTLPVGLQYLVQQFGSDYGPLLAMSTLSILPMLLVFAVFQRFFVEGVARSGLR; encoded by the coding sequence GTGAGCGCGGGCCTGCGGCCCGCGGCCGCCGTGCGCCGCCCCGGTCGCGGCCCCGCGCGGCAGCGGCCGTGGCTGCGCCTCGTGCTCGCGCTCGTCCTCGTCGCGCTCCTCATGTTCCCCATGTACTGGATGCTGCGCGTCTCGGTCGCGAGCACCGCGGAGCTGTCGCAGACCCCGGTGCCGCTGTGGCCGCTGTCGTGGGACCTCGCGAACTACCTCGACCCGTGGTCGCAGTACCCCTTCGCCCGGTGGCTCACCAACAGCGTCGTCGTCGCGGTGGTGTCGGTCGCGCTGACGGTCGCGCTCAACCTCGCCGCCGGCTACGCCTTCGCCAAGCTGCGCTTCCCCGGCCGGGACCTGCTGTTCCTGCTCATCATCAGCACGCTCATGGTCCCGGTGCAGGTGATCATGATCCCGCAGTTCCAGGTCGTCATCACCCTCGGCCTGCTCGACGACCCGATGGGCGTCGTGCTCCCGCGGCTCGCGGAGGCCTTCGGGCTGTTCCTCGCCCGGCAGTTCTTCCTCGCCATCCCCGACGAGCTCCTCGACGCCGCCCGCGTCGACGGGGCCGGGCACATCCGCGCGTTCTGGTCGGTCGCGCTGCCGCTGTCCGGCCCGCTCGTCGCCGTGCTCGTGATCTTCACGTTCATGTGGCGGTGGAACGAGTTCGTGTGGCCGCTCATCGTGCTCACGACACCGGACAGCTACACCCTGCCGGTCGGGCTGCAGTACCTCGTGCAGCAGTTCGGCAGCGACTACGGCCCCCTGCTCGCGATGTCGACGCTGTCGATCCTGCCCATGCTGCTCGTCTTCGCCGTGTTCCAGCGCTTCTTCGTCGAGGGCGTCGCCCGCTCGGGGCTGCGGTGA
- a CDS encoding polysaccharide deacetylase family protein, with protein MSGPASPVTDPAYAGRALAAGAFLRVVNWHNTPESGRDALRAQLAAYAREYVCVGPDDLDRVVATGRWDLPKPGIVLAFFDGYANNATVAAPLVDELGLRAWFHPPTSFLDVPPEQQVAYADAHDIDLLAEERRADRVAMTWDELADIATRHVVCAHTANHVALDEVLDEDAVEREVREPVRRLTALTGRVPPSFAFLYGRPFDAASPAWRAAAGLGVRYALSNTGVERIA; from the coding sequence GTGAGCGGCCCGGCCAGCCCCGTCACCGACCCCGCCTACGCCGGTCGGGCGCTGGCGGCCGGGGCGTTCCTGCGCGTCGTCAACTGGCACAACACGCCGGAGTCCGGCCGCGACGCGCTGCGCGCACAGCTCGCCGCCTACGCGCGCGAGTACGTGTGCGTCGGGCCGGACGACCTCGACCGCGTGGTCGCGACCGGTCGTTGGGACCTGCCGAAGCCGGGCATCGTGCTCGCGTTCTTCGACGGCTACGCGAACAACGCGACCGTCGCGGCGCCGCTCGTCGACGAGCTCGGGCTGCGCGCGTGGTTCCACCCGCCCACCTCGTTCCTCGACGTGCCGCCCGAGCAGCAGGTCGCCTACGCCGACGCGCACGACATCGACCTGCTCGCCGAGGAGCGCCGCGCCGACCGCGTCGCGATGACGTGGGACGAGCTCGCCGACATCGCGACCCGCCACGTCGTGTGCGCGCACACCGCGAACCACGTCGCCCTCGACGAGGTGCTCGACGAGGACGCCGTGGAGCGCGAGGTGCGCGAGCCGGTGCGCCGGCTCACCGCGCTGACGGGACGGGTGCCGCCCTCCTTCGCGTTCCTGTACGGGCGGCCCTTCGACGCGGCCTCGCCCGCCTGGCGGGCGGCCGCCGGGCTGGGCGTGCGGTACGCGCTCAGCAACACGGGCGTGGAGCGCATCGCCTGA